DNA from Pseudomonas mendocina:
TCCACGAGCTTAGGTGGGTGTGGGGCCGTCTAGGCCGTTTACGGCGGTCTCGCCGAAACGATCCGCGAAGAATCACCGTATCAGCATAGTCAGCTGGCTCACTGCCAGGGTGCTGGAGCGCCAATCAGGCGGCCCATGGCGCCGTGCACGCCCAACTCGGTCAACACTTCCAGTTCCCCCTGCGTTTCCACCATTTCTGCGATCAGCGGCAGATCGATGCTGTTGGTCGCGCGGAAAATCGCCTCGATGAACAGCCGTTTGTCGCCCTCCTGATCGATGGCGCGGATATAGGTGCCGTCGATCTTCAGGTAGGCCAGCCCAAGGTGGGTGAGGTTACCGATCAGGCTGAAACGCCCACCGAAGTGCTGTAGCCCCAGACCGTAGCCGGCTTCGCGCAGGCTCTGGCTCAGGGCTTCCAGCTCCGCTGGCGGTGGCAGGTGGCGCTCGTCGACCTCCAGGGTCAGCAGGCTGGCCTGTTCCGGATGCTCCTTGAGCAGTGCCAGAAGCTTTGCCCGCTTGGCAGGTTCACGCAGGATCGCGGCGGACAGACTCAGAGCCAGTGGCTCGGGGTGATCGCTCAGGTGGGTGAGGGCATGCTCGAGCATTGCCAGGTCGAAACGAGCGCTCCAGCCGAGGCGTTCGATCCAGGGCAGGAAGCGTCCGGCAGCGATGGCTTCGCCCTCCGGATCGAGCAGGCGCGCGAGTACCTTGCGTTGCAGGAGCTTGCCTGAAACGCATTCGACTACCGGTTGGAAGTACAGCTGCAACTTGCCCTGATTCAACGCATCGTCGATCCAGCCGCGCCAGTCGTGCAGGCCCTGGCCGTTCTGGGCCGTGAAGTCATCGAGGCGCTCCCAGCACCTGGCAGCATTGCTCTGCGCCTGAGCCAATGCCTGATCGGCGCGACCGATCACGTTGCCAGGCTCTTCTCCCGGACGAAACGCCGCGATACCGAGATGGGCAACTGGATTGCAGTCACTGGCGCCGGTCTGGCGCAGGTTGTTCAGGTGTTCGCTGATCTCTTCGGCAAGGCGATCCGCATCGTCGCTACTCAGGCCCGGCGCGAGCAGGGTGAATTCGCCGCCGCGACTGCGCGAGGCCAGCCACTCGCTGCGTCCTGGGCCGTCCAACAGTCGTTTGAGTAGTTCACCCAGTGCGCCAATCAGTGCATCGGTACGCTGGCCGCCAAGACGCTGGTTGAGGCCACCCAGATCGTTGACGCGCAGCAGCAGCAGGTAGCCCTCTGCGTTCTGCTCGTTGAGCAGCAGTTGATTGTTCAGGCGAATGTCGAACTGGCGGCGGTTGGCCAGGCCGGTGAGGCTGTCCTGGTAGGCTTCTTCGCGCAGTTTTTCGCTGCGCGCGGCCTCTTCGGCGAACAGTGTCTTGAGCTTGTCGACCATCTGGTTCATGGCCAGTACCACGCGCTTGAGTTCTGGCGTGCGCGGCACGCGGGGCAGGGTTAGGAACTCGCGGCGGCTGATGGCCTGGGCCTGCTGCACCATGTTGTCCAGCGGGCGCAGCTGGGTGCGCAGCAGCCAGCCACCGAGCACGGCGCTGACCAGGCCGCAGAGCAATAGCCAGAGCAAGCTGCCAATGGCACTGTCCCACAGTCGAGCGAGGGCGAATTGCGGGTGGCTGAGCACTTCGACCCGTGCGGCCTGTTCCCAGCCGCGCATGATCAGTGCATCACCGCCTTGCGGATGCAGGTCGACCAGATTGGCGAACCAGTCCGGCACGTTTTCCGTCTCGATGCTGGTCGTGCGCTCGACCATCACCGTGCCGTCGGCGATGTTCACTACGCGGATACTGGCGAAATAGCCGCTGTCGAAGATCGAGCTGACCATCAACTCGACCATCGCCGGATCATCCACGTGCGGTGTCAGCGACAGGCCCAGCGCCGTGGCGGCATCCTGTGCGTGTGAGCGCAGTTGACTGAGTGACTGTTCGCGCGAACTCTCGACACTGGCAATGAAACTGCCGGTGAAGGCGACGACCAGGAACAGGCAGATGGCGAGGAACAGTTGTTTCAATAGGGACATGTGTCTTCTCCTAGCCTTCGCCCACGGCGAAACCTTCGGCATGCATTTTTTTCAGGATGTCCTGCCAGCGCGAGAGCTTCTTCGAGTCGCTCTTGCGGGTGTTCGAGCCTGGCAGGTAGAGGCCTTCGGCGTTGAAGGCGTAGACCGGCAACAAGTCCTTGCGCTGCGAGGCGGGGCGGATGTCGTTGATCAGGTTGTCCAGTACCAACGGCTCGGCGCTCGGGCTGGCGTAATAGGTCAGAACCATGTGCGCCTGGTTGTAATTGAGCGCCTTGACGTAGGTGATACGCAGCTTTTCGCTGGGTATGCCGAGGCGACGCAGGGTGAAGTACTTGGCGATGGAGTAGTCCTCGCAGTCACCGGCACCCTTGACCAGCGTTTCCACCGGGGTGGCCCAGTAGTCATTCTCGCGCCATAGCTGGATATCATCGACGAAGCGCACGGTGCGGTTGAAGAAGCGATTGACTTCAGTAAGCCTGTCGGCTTCGGTCAATGCGCTACTGGTCTTGATCAGCTCTTCCCAGTCGAGGATGCGTTTGCGTGCCGGGCCGAGTTCGCCGTAGCGACTTTCCGCGTTTTTCAGAACCACGGCGAAGTCCCAGTTGGCCAGCGCCAGGCCAGCCAGCAGCACGCCGCCGATCCATAGGATTGACAGATGCCAGCGCCATCCCTGAGTACGCAGCCGTCGCATGGGATCGTTGTCTCCAGGCTTGATGCGCAGAGTCTAGGCGAGGTGTCGGCTTTTTGCCGGCCGCTTCGCTGGAATGGAAGGGTACTGTCAAAAGGTTGTCGATGAGGCGTTCGCCACTCTTAGCCCGTATACAACCCGGGGCGGACTGCCACTTACACGGCGTCTCAGGGATTGGGCAACGTCTTTTGGCGCAGGATGTAGATGCTGACCAGCACGGCGCTGGTCAGCATGAAGGTGCGTGCCCAGAACATCGGCACGAGGTAGCAGGAGAACGCGATGCTCGCCCACATCAGGCTCAACGCATAGACCTTGGCCTTGCGCGGAATACCCTGGCCGTCGAGGTAGTCTCGAATCCATGGGCCGAGGCGCGGGTGCATCACCAGCCACAAATAGAAGCGCCGCGAGCTTCTGACGAAGCAGGCGGCAGCCAGCAGCAGGAAGGGAGTGGTTGGCAACACCGGCAGGAAGATGCCGATGACGCCCAGTGCTACGCTCAGCCAGCCCACCGCCAGTAGCGCGTAGCGCACGCTGCGGTGACGGCTCTCGCGGATTTCGCGGGGCATGGCCGAACGGCGTTATCAGTGGCGCGGCTTGAGCAGGGCAGGTTTTTCTTCCGGAGCCTGGCAGAGCAGGAAGAGGGCGGTGAGCAACTCGGGAATCTGGTCGATCATGCTGTCCACCAGGTCGTGGTCACGGGCGATTTCGGCGAACTCCTGTTGTTCGTCGAACAGGCCGGAACCCACCATGATCGGCAGCAGCAGCTCACTGACTTCGTCTTCGGCATCCTCGAACCAGATCGATTCACGCAGGAACACACCTTCCATGAAACCGATGCACCAACCGCGCAGGTCGGAGTCGTCCGGTTCGTCGCCCAGGTCGAGGTCGCACGGCAGCTCCGGCTCTTCCTCTCCGGCCAGTTGACGAGCGATGTGAGCTTTCAGGTGAATCAGCGTGCTCTCGATCTCTTCGCGTTCGGCATCGCTGCGGTAGTGCGGAGGCTCGGCGAACAGCGCGTCGATCCATTCGCGCTCGGGCACCTGCTCGGGGCAGATGGCCAGGGCGGTCAGGTAGCCATGGGCGGCCACGTAGTCCAACGCCTCTTCGTGCAGCTCATCGGCATCGAGAAAGGCTTGCAGGCGGGACAGTTGCTCAGCGAAGGACATCGTGGGGTTACCTTGAGGCTTAGGGGATAAACGAGGGTGGATTCTAGTCCACCACTGCCCCTGCGGCCAGCGCGGCGCGCGCTCAGGGCTGCGATTCAGCGGCTTCGGACGGGTAGGCGCCCTGTTGGTGTTCATCCTGCGGCATAATGCGCGGCTCGATTTGGAGGCCTTCATGCTCGACCACGCCCAGCGCATTCTCAAAGACGTTTTCGGCTACGACGCCTTTCGCGGCAACCAGGCCGCGATCATCGAGCGCGTGGCCGCGGGCGGCGATGCTCTGGTGCTGATGCCTACCGGTGGCGGCAAGTCGTTGTGCTTCCAGGTGCCGGCACTGATGCGCGAAGGCCTGGCGGTGGTGGTTTCGCCGCTGATCGCGTTGATGGACGATCAGGTGGCCACTCTCGACGAACTGGGGGTTGCCGCCGTTGCGCTGAACTCCACCCTGAGCGTCGATGAGCAGCGTGAGATTGCCGACCGTATCCGCCGTGGGCAGATCAAGATGCTCTACCTGGCGCCTGAACGTCTGGTTCAGCCGCGCATGCTGAGTTTCCTGCAGGGACTGGACATCGCCCTGTTCGCCATCGACGAAGCGCATTGCGTTTCGCAGTGGGGCCACGATTTTCGTCCGGAATACCTGCAGCTAGGCCAACTGGCGGAGCTGTTTCCCGAGGTGCCGCGTATCGCCCTGACCGCCACGGCGGACAAGCGCACCCGCGAAGAGATCGTTCAGCGTCTGCATCTGGACAACGCCGAGCGTTTTCTCTCGAGCTTCGATCGCCCGAACATCTTCTACCGTATCCAGCCCAAGGATCAGCCGCGCAAGCAGCTGCTGGGTTTTCTCGCCGCGCGCAAGGGTGATGCCGGTATCGTTTACTGCCTGTCGCGCAAGAAGGTCGAGGAGGTTGCCGACTTTCTCAGCAGCCAGGGCTTCCCGGCTTTGCCCTATCACGCCGGTCTGCCCAACGAGTTGCGTGCCTTCAATCAGAAGCGCTTTCTCAATGAGGAAGGCCTGATCATGGTAGCCACCATCGCCTTCGGCATGGGCATCGACAAGCCCAACGTGCGCTTCGTCTGCCACCTGGATCTGCCCAAGTCGCTGGAGGCCTACTACCAGGAGACCGGTCGCGCCGGTCGTGACGGTCTGCCGGCCGATGCCTGGATGGCCTACGGCCTGCAGGATGTGATCTTCCTCAAGCAGATGCTCAACAATTCAGAGGGCGATGAGCGCCACAAACGCATCGAGCAGCACAAGCTCGATGCCATGCTCGCCCTGTGCGAGGAGACGCGCTGCCGTCGTCAGGCGCTGCTGGCCTACTTCGATGAAGAGTTGCCCAACCCTTGTGGCCACTGCGACAACTGCATCGACGGCGTCGAGACCTGGGATGCCACCGAGCCGGCCCGTCAGGCGTTGTCGGCCGTCTATCGCAGTGGTCAGCGCTATGGCGTCGGCCATCTGGTGGACATTCTGCTCGGCCGCGACAACGAGAAAATCCGCGCTGCCGGCCACCAGCACCTCGCGGTGTTTGGCGTCGGCAAGGGTTTTTCCGAAGTCGAGTGGCGCACGCTGTTTCGTCAGTTGGTCGCGCGTGGTCTGGCCGATGTCGACCTGGACGGTTTTGGTGGCCTGCGCCTGGCCGAGAGTTGCAGACCGCTGTTGCGTGGCGAGGTCAGCCTGCAACTGCGCCGTGAGCCCAAGCCGGCGCAGGCGGCCAAGGCCTCCAGCAGCGCAGCCAGCCAACTGGTACGCGGCCACGAGCGGGAGATGTGGGAAGCACTGCGTAGCCTGCGCCGTAAGTTGGCGGAGGAGCACAGCGTGCCGCCGTACGTGATTTTCCCCGATGCCACGTTGTTGGAGATGCTGCGCAGCCAGCCCGGCTCGCTGAGCGAGATGGCCGAAGTCAGTGGCGTCGGTGCGCGCAAACTCGAACGTTACGGCCAGGCCTTCCTGGAGGTGCTCAATGGCGGCGCGGCAGACGAGGCGCCAGCTCCCGTTGCCGATCTACGTCATGAACTGGTCAGCCTGGCTCGCGCCGGCATGACCCCAGCGCAGATCGCCGGGCAACTGGGCTGTAGCGAGAAGAATGTCTACAGCCTGCTGGCCG
Protein-coding regions in this window:
- the lapG gene encoding cysteine protease LapG, whose translation is MRRLRTQGWRWHLSILWIGGVLLAGLALANWDFAVVLKNAESRYGELGPARKRILDWEELIKTSSALTEADRLTEVNRFFNRTVRFVDDIQLWRENDYWATPVETLVKGAGDCEDYSIAKYFTLRRLGIPSEKLRITYVKALNYNQAHMVLTYYASPSAEPLVLDNLINDIRPASQRKDLLPVYAFNAEGLYLPGSNTRKSDSKKLSRWQDILKKMHAEGFAVGEG
- the recQ gene encoding DNA helicase RecQ, with translation MLDHAQRILKDVFGYDAFRGNQAAIIERVAAGGDALVLMPTGGGKSLCFQVPALMREGLAVVVSPLIALMDDQVATLDELGVAAVALNSTLSVDEQREIADRIRRGQIKMLYLAPERLVQPRMLSFLQGLDIALFAIDEAHCVSQWGHDFRPEYLQLGQLAELFPEVPRIALTATADKRTREEIVQRLHLDNAERFLSSFDRPNIFYRIQPKDQPRKQLLGFLAARKGDAGIVYCLSRKKVEEVADFLSSQGFPALPYHAGLPNELRAFNQKRFLNEEGLIMVATIAFGMGIDKPNVRFVCHLDLPKSLEAYYQETGRAGRDGLPADAWMAYGLQDVIFLKQMLNNSEGDERHKRIEQHKLDAMLALCEETRCRRQALLAYFDEELPNPCGHCDNCIDGVETWDATEPARQALSAVYRSGQRYGVGHLVDILLGRDNEKIRAAGHQHLAVFGVGKGFSEVEWRTLFRQLVARGLADVDLDGFGGLRLAESCRPLLRGEVSLQLRREPKPAQAAKASSSAASQLVRGHEREMWEALRSLRRKLAEEHSVPPYVIFPDATLLEMLRSQPGSLSEMAEVSGVGARKLERYGQAFLEVLNGGAADEAPAPVADLRHELVSLARAGMTPAQIAGQLGCSEKNVYSLLAEAIAQQQLTLEQALDLPEELLGEIQETFLDGEGELPAVSEIAPLFAGRVDEAVLYCVRAALQAEFEM
- a CDS encoding YbaN family protein, giving the protein MPREIRESRHRSVRYALLAVGWLSVALGVIGIFLPVLPTTPFLLLAAACFVRSSRRFYLWLVMHPRLGPWIRDYLDGQGIPRKAKVYALSLMWASIAFSCYLVPMFWARTFMLTSAVLVSIYILRQKTLPNP
- a CDS encoding YecA family protein, with protein sequence MSFAEQLSRLQAFLDADELHEEALDYVAAHGYLTALAICPEQVPEREWIDALFAEPPHYRSDAEREEIESTLIHLKAHIARQLAGEEEPELPCDLDLGDEPDDSDLRGWCIGFMEGVFLRESIWFEDAEDEVSELLLPIMVGSGLFDEQQEFAEIARDHDLVDSMIDQIPELLTALFLLCQAPEEKPALLKPRH
- the lapD gene encoding cyclic di-GMP receptor LapD, encoding MSLLKQLFLAICLFLVVAFTGSFIASVESSREQSLSQLRSHAQDAATALGLSLTPHVDDPAMVELMVSSIFDSGYFASIRVVNIADGTVMVERTTSIETENVPDWFANLVDLHPQGGDALIMRGWEQAARVEVLSHPQFALARLWDSAIGSLLWLLLCGLVSAVLGGWLLRTQLRPLDNMVQQAQAISRREFLTLPRVPRTPELKRVVLAMNQMVDKLKTLFAEEAARSEKLREEAYQDSLTGLANRRQFDIRLNNQLLLNEQNAEGYLLLLRVNDLGGLNQRLGGQRTDALIGALGELLKRLLDGPGRSEWLASRSRGGEFTLLAPGLSSDDADRLAEEISEHLNNLRQTGASDCNPVAHLGIAAFRPGEEPGNVIGRADQALAQAQSNAARCWERLDDFTAQNGQGLHDWRGWIDDALNQGKLQLYFQPVVECVSGKLLQRKVLARLLDPEGEAIAAGRFLPWIERLGWSARFDLAMLEHALTHLSDHPEPLALSLSAAILREPAKRAKLLALLKEHPEQASLLTLEVDERHLPPPAELEALSQSLREAGYGLGLQHFGGRFSLIGNLTHLGLAYLKIDGTYIRAIDQEGDKRLFIEAIFRATNSIDLPLIAEMVETQGELEVLTELGVHGAMGRLIGAPAPWQ